In Penaeus monodon isolate SGIC_2016 chromosome 7, NSTDA_Pmon_1, whole genome shotgun sequence, the genomic stretch atatactatatatataagtatatatagatagacacacacatatgtatacatacatgtacgaatgcaaatgtataaatatatgtatacatatattttttgtacacatatatgtatatatgtatgtatatatgtatgtatatatgtctatatacatatatatgtatatatgtgcgtgtgtttatatatatatatatatatatatatatatatatatatatatacatatgtttataaatatatgtatattcatatatgtatatatgcatacatacacaatatatatatacatatttgtgtgtgtgtgtgggtgtgggcgtatatatatacatacacacacagacgcacacacacacaaatatatagattgatagatagatatatgtatagatatgtatgtatgtatatgtgagtgtgtatacatatatatatatatatatatatatatatatatatatatatatatacatatatatatatatatatatatatatatatattatatatatatatacacatagagagagagagagaaagagaaagagagaaacacacacacatatgtgtatatatatacatacctatatgtatatatatgcatgagatatatatgtatatttagctatatagacatatatatacatatacagatatatacatatatatacagatatatatatatatatatatatatatatatatatatatatatatatacatatatgtgtgtgtgtgtgtgtgtgtgtgtgtgtgtgtgtgtgtgtgtgtgtgtgtgtgtatgtatatatgtgtgtgtgtgtttgtgtatatgtatgtatttatatctatacatatatgtttgtacatatatatgtgtgtgtgtatgtatatatatatatatatatatatatatatatatatatatatatatatatatatatatatatatatatacacatacacacacacatatatatgtacaaacatatatgtatagatatgaatacatatacatatacacaaacacacacacaaatatatacatacacacacacacacacacacacacacacacacacacgtatctacacacacacacatatatatatatatatatatatatatatatatatatatatatatatatatatatatatatatattatatatgcgtgtgtgtgtatgtgtgtgtgtgtgtgtgtttgtgtatatgtatgtatttatatctatacatatatgtttgtacatatatatatgtgtgtgtatgatatatatatatatatataatatatatatatatatatatatatacatatatatatatatatatatatatatatatatataatatacatatatatatatatttattatatatacatatatatgtacaaatttatatgtataaatatatatacatatacattatacatatataacatatatgtatgttaatacacacacacacacacacacacacactatatatatataatatatatatatatatatatatatatgtatatacacatatatatatatatatacacacatttatgtatgtgtgtatatatatataatatatatatatattttatatataatatatatatatatatacttatatgtatatggtatgtgtatatatatacatacatatatgtatatatatgtatatatatatatatatatttatatatatatatatatgtataatatatacatatatatatatagatagatatatatatacatacacacacatatatatgtacaaacatatatgtatagatataaatacatacatatacacaaacacacacacacatatatacacacacacacacacacacacacacacacatatatatatatatatatatatatatatatatatatatatatatatatatgtgtgtgtgtgctgtgtgtgtgtgtgtgtgtgtgtgtgtgtgtttggtatgtgtgtgtatgtggtatgtatatatgtgtgtctgtgtgtgtgtatatgtatgtatttatatctatacaatatgtttgtacatatatatatatataatatatatatatatatatatatatatatatgtatatatattcacatatatatatatatatatatatacatatatatatacatatatgtacaaatttatatgtataaaatatatatacatatacatttctacatatatatatacatatatgtagtatacacacacaccacacacacacacacacacacacacacacacacacacaatatatatatatatatatatatatatatatatatatatttgataaaatataatacatatatatatatacacacacacatacataaatgtgtttatatatatatatatatatatatatatatatatatataatatatatatatatatatatgtatatatgcataatatatatgtataatatatatgtatattatatatatatatatgatatattataaaatatatatatatgtgtgtgtgttgtgtgtgtgtgtgtgtgtgtgtgtgtgtggtgtgtgtgttgtgtgtgtgtgtgtatatatatatatatatatatatatattatatatatatatatatataaacacatttattatgttgtgtatgtatatatatatataaatatatatatatattatatatatatatataatttataatatatatatatatatatatacacacacacacacgtacataaatgtgtttatatatatatatatatatatatatatatatataatatatatatatatatatatatatatatatatatatgtgtgtggtgtgtgtgtgtgtgtgtgtgtgtgtgtgtgtgtgagtgtgtgtgtgtatacgtgcatacatacatacaatatataatatatatattatatatataatatatatatatatatatatatatataatatatatacataaattatatatatatacatatatatatatgtgtgtgtgtgtgtgtgtgtgtgtgtgtgtgtgtgtatacatgcatacatacatacatatattatatatatatatatatatatatatatatatataaatatatatatatatatatgtgtgtgtgtgtgtgtgtgtgtgtgtgtgtgtgtgtgtgtatgtgtgtgtgtgttgtgtgtgtgtgtgtgtgtgtgtgtgtgttgtgtgtgtgtgtgtgtgtgtgtgtgtgtgtgtgtgtggtgtgcgtgtgtgtgcatgtgtatacaaatatatatatatatatatatatatatatatatatatatatatatatatatatatatacacaaatatgtatatatctatctatctatatattctatataaatatacatatatatatataatatatatatatatcatatatatatatatatatactaaaatattaacgTGTGTATGCGTGGCGTGCTtatctaggtgtgtgtgtacacacacacacacacacacacacacacacacacacacacacacacaatatatatatatatatatatatatatatatatatatatatatatatatatataagtatgtgtatatatattatacatattatatatatctctatatgtatatgtatataagtgaatatacatataaaaatataaacgtgtgtgcgtgtgcgtgtttatctaGTTTTAAACGTACGATGAACTGTCCGTGCTTTACTTTTAATTAACATGCATTGGTTAGAGGATGTGTTGGTTGGCCTTttactctctcattttcccttgaaAAAACTAATAAATCCTTTTATCATAATGAATGTTTTGCTCCACGTCAAGCAATATAATAGAGTAACAGTAAACTCGAAGTAATTCTTAAACATGGGTGAATAACACAACATTTTTTTCCACTAAACATGGTGTTTTGATTTAGCCTTTGAAACCGTGTATAAACTTCCACTTGCCTCTTTGTGCTTTTGGTCGCTGAGGAAACAAATCATCGAAAAGTTCAAATATTATTTCTcttgtgctttttttcttttctttttttttttttttacttcaaagaTTAATTGTTTTCAATAATAAACACAGGcccttcttagaatagataattGGGcgttaaaagaaattataatttgGGATACTTCGCTTCGATATAAAAAAGTGTTCGAACCATAACACAATGGTGAAATGTTAAACacttctttccatatatatatatatatatatatatatatatatatatatatatatatatatatatatatatatatatatatatatactgaacacTAAGAATCTTTCAATTGCAAGGCTTTATTCTCTCGTGCAAATACTGACCAATTCATAATCATGATagcatttatacaaaaaaaaaaaaaaaacattatcttcaTATGCCATTGTTAACAGAAGATGCAATTACGTtaacagaaagaaaaggtaaacaaTTCCAAATAAAACCAATGATAGAATGATCATTAATAATGGAAATCATTCAGTTCTCTTCCTTGCTTTGCAGTTCTCTCACTAAATCGTAAGCGGCATCGAGCTGAGTCAGCGTCGTGTTTACCGAAGAGCTCAACAtgtttatctgaaaaaaaagagaacttatTATAACCACATCACTTTCACTCATCCGAACTTCGTGGGATTGATAATTAGGTATTGTCACCGGTTTTACCTgaatcaaataaatgaataaataaataaataatagaaaatcttaaaaaaaaaaaaaaaaaaaagtaatcacaaccacatacaaaaaaacgtAACATAATCACATCACTTTCAACCCATTTTCACACAGATAACAATCAAGCGTCAATACCTGACTAATAGCGACATCTACAGCAGAACCCGAGGGAAGCGAGTCTGCAGCGACGCTAGCTACCGCCAGGGACTGCTTCAGGAGACGATAGGTGTCAAGGGCCTCGGACACAATACCGCCGTAGTTAGCCGTGAGCTGTGGCGCGGGAGAGGGTTGGATCAAGTCATTAACGCAATGATTATCACAgcctgattatcattatcattgctactactgctgctgctgctactacacaagtatgattacaatcattattagtatcattatcatcattattaacgtttctatgactattattattgtcatctttattatcattatcattattatttattattattatcattactattattattattatcatcatcatcatcatcatcatcatcatcatatcatcatcatcatcatcattataataatcattattattatcattattataattattattattattattattattattaccttcattattattattagtagtagtagcagtagtaccgtcattattactattattactatcatcatcatcatcattatcattatcattatcattatcattatcattatcattattattactactactattattatcattattattatcattattattattattattattattattattatttattattattattatattttcattatcattactattataataataataataataataataataaggagaagaagaagaagaagaagaagaataagaatgatgatgataataataatgataataataatgatgatgatgataataacaacaacaacaacaacaacaataacaacaacaacaaaacaataataataataataataataataataataataataataataataatgataataatgatgatgatatcaatactggtgatgatgatgatgatgatgatgatgatgatgataaaataataataataaaataataataataacaacaatgacgataaaaaaataacaataataatgacaatgtaataataatgccatccgtaataataatgataatgataagaatgataatagtcataataattattattattagcattagcaatactattacagttgttattactgtcattattattatcatcactattatcatttttaccattattattatcattatcattattattattattgtttctattattatagttggtgttgctgttgctgcctctatcattatcatcctgatcatcatcatcactgtcccTCATGTTTTTATAATAACTGACATTACAACAATGGCTGTTagttttatcatgattaatattatcattatattattattgttgttagtagtactatgattattactgttattatcatcactgtgatTCTTTATCACtatccacattatcatcatcattatgactgttaCTATCACTTGgatttgttatatatactttaaatatcatttcattaacattattatccttcttattatcataattattttattattgttattggcatcGATGTCACCATCATGGGAGTTATTACTGCCATtggcattatccttattattaatgctgttttTATCGCTGTTGTTTAAAATCCATTTTATTaatgtcactatcattactgatatcattatcataagcgtgaatatcataattgttatctttatcatcatcataatcatataatcattataatcaccatcactatgaTTCTTATTACCGTTGCTATTATATATTCtgttatcatcgttttcattatcattatcaccaatatcatcattgacctaattattgtaatgatattttGATATGTTCCTGCTTTCGATTTTTTCTGACACAggtatcactattttcattacccTTACCATCCATCTTAACAATCTAACATTCTAACCACTCGCAAGTTAATCTCCTCCTGGCTTTCGTTTAAGCCCAGATGACCTCGTCGCACAGCAGGTCACGCCGAGAGGGTTGAAGGCGGTCAAAAGGCGCCGGGAACTCACACTGTCAATATTTTGCAGGATGGCCGAAGTCCTAACTCCCGCGAGAGCGTTGCAGGACACGACCTTCGCCATGTACTCTGTAAGGAGGCTGGAGGTCGAGAGGTCCTCCACGGACGTCGCCGCCAAGTTGTCCTTCAGCAGACGAATCCTTAAGGTAAGGTCACTATGGTCCCACTCAGGAGTGCCTGGAAGATAGACGTTTCATTTCTCCTACCTCTGAAATGTGGCTGATCGGGGATTGGGGTTTGCAAACTTCATATCGTGTGGGTGTTGTAATCCTTGCTTTAATGGGTCTACCCTTATCTGTAGTAAAGCATAgcgtatatgtatcatatgtgtgACTGTATCTAATACAGGTTTTGTTTGCCTATTATAGgaacttatctatttttttatattgcataCATCTACATGATGAGCTTACTACCGCATATGCATATTCAATTCTACCAACTGTTATGTTCAGCTGAAATCTTCACATTTAACTTTTGTGAAGCTCACACtacaatagagagaaagaaaaaacaactggTTCGCAGCAAGGACACTTACAATCCAGATTCATTGTGGTCGTGATTTTGGAAATGACATTTTCCATCCAAGTGCGCGAGTCGACGGCGCAGTTGGGCAGCTGTGGCGACCCATCCCCAGGGTCGTACCGGAAAGGGAAGTTCAGGGGGACGACCACCGGGACCTGGAAATTGAACTCTGGCTGGATGTCGTCCTTCCCAGTGCGAAACACATCATCCAGGGACCTGCAACACCAgagtattatcagttttattttatctattatttcattttacaaaattttataattaatgaatgaatatctaTTTCTACCCGACCCATGCATGCATTCAGTTATCTACTTGTGCATTTGAAAGTCCCGCAGAGGCCATGGGAGacacccaagagagagagagagagagagagagagagagagagagagagagagagagagagagagagagagagagagatgaatgagagagagagagagagagagagacttactcACAAGTCGGGACTGGCGATCGAAGACACATTGACGTCGCCATTCTCTGCTTCCGCGGTTATGGCAGCCCTCGAGTCGTTGCGGAGGTACGACCCCTCTTGGACCTGCGCCACCTGCACGACCACGTTCATGTCGTCGCTCTTCTGGATCGGCACGATGAAGAACAGGTACTGGTCACTGCCATCGGGGTCCAGCGTCACCGGGAACTGAGCGGCCAACTCGCCGTAAAAGGGGTCTTCCGCCAGGACCTGAGcggaagtgaaggggggagggtggttaCAAGCACACACGAATGCACAAAGGGTAGtttgatagatacagatagatagacagagaatgatagatagatagagatagagatagatagataataagatggAGATATGAAGATagcgagatagaagagagagagagagagagaagaggagatgagagaggagaggagagaggaggaagaggggagagaagagaggatgagagagagagagaggagagagaggagaggagagagggagagagaagagagaggaggagagaggagagagagagagagagaagcgagagagagagagagagagagagagagagaggagagagagaagagagaggagagagaaagaagagagaggaagagagagagagagagagagagagagagagagagacggcgacaAGAAAGTGAGGGATTATTCTCGTATTGAGAAAATTCCATTTGTTTACTCAACGCTAAACAATATTTGCCGTTAGCTTTTTATCtgcgcttgtttgtttgtttttttatcgttttattttattcactCACGCTGAACAATTTGATGAGAATAGTGAGAAATTGAACgactgcaaaaaaaaacaaaaggggtatCATTTAGTTGATATTTACATGACAAAGAGATCACATATAGCTAAGGAGTCGATGTATAAacagtgggattttttttatcccGCCACACCTGTCCCAGCCACGCAGGTGTAGCACAGGTGTAGATCGCTACACAGCTGTCTCGTAGGGGCTGTGAGTGATGGAttgtgagggaggaggaatgaggaaagacAAGTGAAAGGAACTCTTCCAAGTAAATGTGGAGAAGCTATGACCAATACTTGTGTACAAAAGCTCACATGAAAATCAATGTGCGTACGTACAAGGGGAGATAAAGGCAGATATTTAAGATATATCtagacgtacatatatatatatatatatatagatatataattatatatatatataattatatatatatatatatatatatataaatatatatatatgtatataatatatagatgtatatatctatatctatatctatatctatatctatagatatatatatctatagatataatatatgtatatataatatatatatatatatatatatatatatatatatgtatatatatacatatatatacatatatatacatatatatatacacacacacaatatatatatatatatatatatatatatatatatatatatatatatatttgtgtgtgtgtgtggtgtgtgttgtgtgtggtgtgtgtgtgtgtatgtgtggtggtgtgtgtgtgtgttggtgtgtgggtgtgtgtgtgtgtgtgtgtgtgtgtgtgtgtgtgtgtgtgtgtgtggtgtgtgtgtgtgtgtgtgtgtatgtgtgtgtgtatatatatatatatatatatatatatatatatatatatatatatatatagatagatagatagatatagatatatatatatatatatgtttgtatatatatacatatatatgtgtatgtatgtatgtatgtatgtatgtatgtatatatatatatatatatatatatatatatatatatacatatttatatgtatatatatatatattttttttttttgcttggttaTACATctaatttcatattcattttcttgtttaattatttaattttctatgtatacacatgcgcgcgcacacacacacatctctctctctcctctctctctctctctctctctctctctctatttccttctctctccacatacataaatacatacatacatacatatatatatatatatatatgtaatacattataatataatatatatataataaatatatacatatatatatatatacacatatatatgtatatacattatatatatatatattaatatatatatatataatatatatatatatacatacattcatacatacaaacatacatgcacacacacacacacacacacacacacacacacacacacacacacacacacacacacacacaacacacacacacacacacacacaaaaatatatatacatatatatatatatatatatatatatatatatatatatatatatatatatattataaaatatttaacacacaccacacaccacacacaccaacacacacacacaccccacacacacacacacaataaacatatatatatatatatattatatatatatatatatatatatatatatatatatttataggcaataggtgcgtgtttgtgtatgaatattttttatatttagatttgAACGATGCATATTTATCAGCCCGTAAAGACTGTTTGTATGACACACTTACAAATAAGCTCATTAATACTCATTACATTAATACTCGTGCATACTGAACTGCAAATAATCTATATTGCCCCTTggaaaagatatgtatatgtatataccaccggcactctccgtggaaaggaac encodes the following:
- the LOC119575232 gene encoding uncharacterized protein LOC119575232, with protein sequence MVLALLPLLFSVVLAEDPFYGELAAQFPVTLDPDGSDQYLFFIVPIQKSDDMNVVVQVAQVQEGSYLRNDSRAAITAEAENGDVNVSSIASPDLSLDDVFRTGKDDIQPEFNFQVPVVVPLNFPFRYDPGDGSPQLPNCAVDSRTWMENVISKITTTMNLDCTPEWDHSDLTLRIRLLKDNLAATSVEDLSTSSLLTEYMAKVVSCNALAGVRTSAILQNIDSLTANYGGIVSEALDTYRLLKQSLAVASVAADSLPSGSAVDVAISQINMLSSSVNTTLTQLDAAYDLVRELQSKEEN